One genomic window of Pocillopora verrucosa isolate sample1 chromosome 8, ASM3666991v2, whole genome shotgun sequence includes the following:
- the LOC136282935 gene encoding protein SPT2 homolog, producing MDFKQLMNLASQNKSRAEKQKDTKEVIPRHSNGGSKEGVSQAAVQAFLAKREMEKKKKAAEEEAARRARIEERLAQSLGVKRTESSKVTKGGVSSQEGQKKPSKTDVINGKQSTRILNEKQKNSDQRASKKLQASSSKNTDRDRTRLSQEADGKNGVTRSKSSSAKKGAPLSFKDLLAAAERNKNGSALLKSSVQNVSSAKKKESDKESNHVKKESLEDKFTNPAQDKRTKHPKTVPTRDSKTSSKLATNDSRVKAKPSSSTQSLRMKEKQDSKQSLGLLSRSKEHLVSKKNSTIAPIPSNSKHISPSVERQLVKERQLYRQKERMLLKRKRNPYMDEMDDFIDDEDVDDPADVSKYIKEIFGYDRSRFNDEDDDLSCMESSYSQIEKEENKSAKIARLEDEIEQLKELAELKEMRDKLKKKSKK from the exons ATGGATTTCAAACAACTGATGAACTTGGCCTCTCAAAATAAAAGTCGTGCAGAAAAGCAG AAAGACACAAAAGAAGTGATACCCAGGCATTCTAATGGTGGATCAAAGGAAGGTGTCTCACAAGCTGCTGTTCAAGCTTTTCTTGCAAAGAGagagatggagaaaaaaaagaaggcag ctgAAGAAGAGGCAGCAAGACGAGCAAGGATTGAGGAACGTTTAGCCCAGTCCCTAGGTGTTAAAAGAACAGAGTCTTCAAAAGTTACTAAGGGTGGAGTATCATCACAGGAAGgacaaaaaaaaccatcaaagacAGATGTGATAAATGGAAAACAATCAACTAGAatattgaatgaaaaacaaaaaaactcagaTCAAAGAGCATCTAAAAAGCTCCAGGCTTCATCTTCAAAGAACACTGATCGCGACAGAACTAGACTATCTCAGGAAGCTGATGGCAAAAATGGTGTTACAAGGTCAAAGTCATCTTCTGCAAAGAAAGGTGCACCTCTTAGTTTTAAAGATTTACTGGCTGCTGCTGAGCGCAATAAGAATGGGAGTGCCCTTTTAAAATCATCAGTACAAAATGTTAGCAGtgcaaagaaaaaggaaagtgacAAGGAAAGCAATCATGTCAAAAAGGAAAGTTTAGAAGACAAATTTACCAATCCAGCACAGGATAAGAGAACAAAGCACCCAAAAACAGTTCCAACTAGGGATTCTAAGACATCATCAAAACTGGCTACAAATGATAGCAGGGTCAAAGCTAAACCATCATCTTCAACACAGAGtttgagaatgaaagaaaagcagGACTCAAAGCAATCTTTAGGGTTATTGAGCAGAAGTAAAGAGCATCTGGTCAGTAAAAAAAACTCTACAATTGCACCAATACCAAGTAACTCAAAACATATTAGTCCAAGTGTGGAAAGACAGTTAGTGAAAGAAAGACAACTTTACCGTCAAAAGGAAAGAATGCtgctaaaaaggaaaaggaatcCTTATATGGATGAGATGGATGATTTCATTGATGATGAAGATGTCGATGACCCTGCTGATGTCTCTAAGTatataaaggaaatttttggtTATGACAGATCAAG ATTCAATGACGAAGATGATGATTTGTCTTGTATGGAAAGCAGTTATTCACAAatagaaaaggaagaaaataagaG TGCCAAGATAGCTCGCCTGGAAGATGAAATTGAGCAGTTGAAGGAATTGGCAGAGCTAAAGGAAATGAGAGATAAACTcaagaagaaatcaaagaaataa